Proteins from one Desulfonema limicola genomic window:
- a CDS encoding TIGR00266 family protein — MAQWHLSYGKEQSGPYDDTQVKFQINIKGQDGFAWREGFSDWLPVSSIPELSQTSKPGGAPPSVPASSSPMPGDSVPVSKTDYLPPVNADEIDYKIFGAEMQFVEIELDPGESAVSEAGAMMYKDSQVQMETVFGDGSAQSGGFMNKLLGAGKRLITGESLFTTVFTHQGSGKAHVAFGAPFPGNIIPISLAVMGGMLICQKDSFLCAAKGVSIGIWFQKKILTGLFGGEGFIMQKLEGNGMVFIHAGGTVVERQLKSGETLHVDTGCVVAIEPSVDFDIQQAGGIKTSLFGGEGLFFARVKGPGKIWLQSLPFSRLAGRMLAAVPQHGGSKGEGSILGSLGGLLDGDNN; from the coding sequence ATGGCACAATGGCATTTAAGTTATGGAAAAGAACAATCAGGGCCTTATGATGATACCCAGGTTAAATTTCAAATAAATATAAAAGGACAGGATGGTTTTGCCTGGCGTGAGGGTTTTAGTGACTGGCTTCCTGTTTCAAGTATTCCTGAATTGTCCCAGACTTCCAAACCAGGGGGTGCGCCGCCCTCAGTACCAGCTAGTTCTTCCCCGATGCCTGGAGACAGTGTTCCTGTTTCAAAAACTGATTATCTGCCTCCGGTTAATGCAGATGAAATAGATTATAAAATATTTGGTGCTGAAATGCAGTTTGTTGAAATAGAACTTGATCCTGGCGAGAGTGCTGTATCAGAAGCAGGAGCTATGATGTACAAAGACAGCCAGGTGCAAATGGAAACAGTTTTTGGTGACGGAAGCGCCCAGTCAGGAGGGTTTATGAATAAACTGCTGGGCGCAGGCAAACGACTGATTACTGGTGAGAGCCTTTTTACAACAGTATTTACCCATCAGGGATCAGGAAAAGCCCATGTTGCCTTTGGAGCGCCTTTTCCAGGAAATATTATTCCCATATCACTTGCTGTAATGGGAGGAATGCTCATATGTCAAAAAGACAGTTTCCTTTGTGCTGCTAAAGGAGTATCTATTGGAATATGGTTTCAGAAAAAGATACTTACAGGCCTTTTTGGAGGAGAAGGTTTTATTATGCAGAAACTGGAAGGAAACGGCATGGTATTTATTCACGCAGGGGGCACAGTTGTTGAAAGGCAGCTGAAATCAGGAGAAACCCTTCATGTGGATACAGGCTGTGTTGTAGCTATTGAACCCAGTGTCGATTTTGATATTCAGCAGGCAGGAGGAATAAAAACATCATTGTTTGGCGGTGAAGGACTGTTTTTTGCGAGAGTAAAAGGACCTGGTAAAATATGGCTTCAATCCCTTCCTTTTTCCCGTCTGGCAGGACGTATGCTTGCTGCTGTACCTCAGCATGGAGGCAGCAAAGGTGAAGGCTCTATACTTGGAAGTCTTGGGGGGCTTCTTGATGGTGATAATAACTAA